From Daucus carota subsp. sativus chromosome 6, DH1 v3.0, whole genome shotgun sequence, the proteins below share one genomic window:
- the LOC108192815 gene encoding protein RADIALIS-like 1 isoform X1, translating to MASMSSHGSWTVKQNKAFEKALAVYDKDTPDRWYNVAKAVGGKTAEEVKRHYEILVADIRRIENGNVPFPNYRTTGGNMQG from the coding sequence ATGGCATCGATGTCCTCCCATGGCTCATGGACAGTTAAGCAGAACAAAGCTTTTGAGAAGGCTCTGGCTGTGTATGACAAGGACACTCCTGACCGTTGGTACAATGTTGCCAAAGCTGTTGGTGGCAAGACCGCCGAGGAGGTGAAGAGGCATTACGAAATCCTCGTGGCAGACATCAGGCGCATTGAGAATGGCAATGTGCCCTTCCCCAACTATCGTACCACTGGAGGTAATATGCAAG
- the LOC108192815 gene encoding protein RADIALIS-like 1 isoform X2, with protein MASMSSHGSWTVKQNKAFEKALAVYDKDTPDRWYNVAKAVGGKTAEEVKRHYEILVADIRRIENGNVPFPNYRTTGG; from the coding sequence ATGGCATCGATGTCCTCCCATGGCTCATGGACAGTTAAGCAGAACAAAGCTTTTGAGAAGGCTCTGGCTGTGTATGACAAGGACACTCCTGACCGTTGGTACAATGTTGCCAAAGCTGTTGGTGGCAAGACCGCCGAGGAGGTGAAGAGGCATTACGAAATCCTCGTGGCAGACATCAGGCGCATTGAGAATGGCAATGTGCCCTTCCCCAACTATCGTACCACTGGAG
- the LOC108225477 gene encoding probable LRR receptor-like serine/threonine-protein kinase At2g16250: MLIFTRFRLLILILYVLFVSTFQQYQVVPLSSYTERVSLLQLRSSLGIRNKQWPLKSEPCANWVGVKCLNGSVVGINISGFRRTRIGSQNPHFSVDSIANFTSLGYFNASRFSLPGSIPDWFGMRLSALQVLDLSGCSIVGVIPDTIGNMTSLSVLNLSDNGLTGVVPESLSQLSNLSLLDLSRNSLVGSFPASFGSLRNLTLLDMSMNNLSGFIPPYLGTLTKLQILNLSHNGITSLVPPQLGDLSSLVALDLSFNSFSGSLGLDLRVLTNLRKMVIGNNRLSGSLPSNLFSELTQLQLIVLSYNDFSGEFPDILWSMPSVRFLDASGNKFTGIFPNSSSAVTASPAVFNLSQNMFYGDLPYVVRRFRVIDLSNNYFKGKVSEYARNNAVLNRNCFRGESSQRSVAACASFYYKRGLPFHYFGLPVKQPPPLKSDEMSQRDIIIFLGVLGGVGLTAIVIILLIFLILCTRKSQTTNQRATGVGPVATSDAIPAIPGEYLKFSSLGKGFTYQQILQATREFSDLNLIKHGHSGDLFLGALEGGVHIVIKKKLSPVKEAYLPELDFYSKVSHPRFVSLLGHCLDDESEGFLIYKYMLNGDLASNLYRTKSSDGDSLQSLDWITRLKIATGVAEALCYLHHECTPPFVHRNVQASSILLDDKFEVRLGSLSEVCAQEGDMHQSRITRFLQLPQTSKQGSSSGTPTTTCAYDVYCFGKVLLELVTGNMGLSASSEGNMKELLEETLRYISIYDKELLTNIIDPSLIIDEDLLEEVWAMAIVARSCLNPRPAKRPLARYILKALENPLKVVRDESPSSAGHKTVSSRVSWSAGLFGNWRSSSDVPSVPLNKAGGNSFKSSVTQSSQVSVQSSRVDHLSSSKGHQSRDIFPEPLEEDTVRPHGD; the protein is encoded by the exons ATGTTGATTTTCACAAGATTTAGACTACTTATCTTGATATTATATGTACTATTTGTTTCTACATTTCAACAATATCAAGTGGTGCCATTGAGTTCCTACACTGAGCGTGTTTCTTTACTCCAACTAAGATCTTCACTAGGGATAAGAAATAAACAATGGCCTttaaaatctgagccttgtgcTAATTGGGTTGGTGTAAAATGCTTGAATGGTAGTGTTGTGGGGATTAATATTTCTGGGTTTAGGAGAACAAGAATTGGTAGTCAAAACCCACATTTCTCGGTTGATTCTATTGCCAATTTTACTTCTTTAGGGTATTTTAATGCTTCTAGATTTTCGCTTCCTGGGTCGATTCCGGACTGGTTTGGTATGAGGTTGAGTGCACTCCAAGTTCTTGATCTTAGCGGCTGTTCGATTGTTGGTGTTATTCCTGATACTATTGGAAATATGACTAGTTTGTCGGTTTTGAATCTATCTGATAATGGACTTACTGGTGTTGTTCCGGAGAGTTTGAGTCAGTTGTCGAATTTGTCTCTTCTTGATCTGTCAAGGAATTCTCTTGTTGGTTCTTTTCCGGCTTCTTTTGGGTCTTTGAGAAATCTTACTTTGCTTGACATGTCAATGAATAACTTGTCTGGGTTCATTCCTCCTTATCTTGGGACTCTAACCAAGTTGCAGATACTGAATCTCTCTCATAATGGTATCACTTCCTTGGTACCCCCTCAACTTGGTGATCTTTCTAGTTTGGTTGCTCTTGATCTGAGCTTCAATTCTTTTTCTGGTTCTCTTGGCCTGGATTTGAGAGTTTTAACGAATCTGCGTAAAATGGTTATTGGGAACAATCGGCTAAGTGGGTCTTTGCCGAGTAACTTGTTTTCTGAACTTACTCAGTTGCAACTTATAGTTCTGAGTTACAATGATTTCAGTGGGGAGTTTCCTGATATATTGTGGTCAATGCCTAGTGTCCGTTTTCTTGATGCCTCTGGAAATAAGTTCACTGGGATATTTCCCAATAGTAGTTCGGCTGTTACTGCCAGTCCTGCAGTATTTAACCTCTCACAGAATATGTTTTATGGAGATCTCCCATATGTTGTCAGGAGGTTCAGGGTTATAGACCTGTCGAACAATTATTTTAAAGGGAAAGTTTCGGAATATGCTCGCAATAATGCAGTGCTAAATAGAAATTGCTTTCGAGGTGAGTCGAGTCAGAGGTCTGTGGCAGCATGTGCATCATTTTATTACAAGAGAGGCCTGCCATTTCATTATTTTGGACTGCCTGTGAAGCAACCTCCTCCACTTAAATCTGACGAAATGAGCCAGAGGGACATAATCATATTCCTAGGAGTATTGGGGGGTGTAGGGTTAACTGCTATTGTGATAATTTTGCTAATATTCCTGATATTATGCACTCGTAAGAGTCAAACAACAAACCAAAGAGCCACTGGTGTTGGACCTGTAGCTACTTCAGATGCAATCCCAGCAATACCTGGAGAATACTTGAAATTTTCCAGCTTAGGGAAAGGATTTACATATCAGCAGATTCTCCAAGCCACTAGAGAGTTCAGTGATTTAAACCTAATCAAACATGGGCATTCTGGAGACCTGTTTCTAGGTGCACTGGAAGGTGGTGTGCACAtagtcataaaaaaaaaattgagtccTGTGAAGGAAGCTTACTTGCCAGAGTTGGATTTTTACAGCAAAGTTTCCCATCCCAGATTTGTCTCTCTCCTTGGACATTGCTTGGATGATGAGAGCGAAGGGTTTCTGATTTACAAATATATGCTGAATGGAGACCTTGCAAGTAATCTGTACAGAACTAAGAGTTCAGATGGCGACAGTTTACAGTCATTGGACTGGATAACGAGATTAAAAATAGCGACAGGAGTCGCAGAGGCTCTATGTTATCTCCATCATGAATGTACTCCTCCTTTTGTTCACAG AAATGTTCAAGCCAGCAGTATCCTTCTTGATGATAAATTTGAAGTGCGGTTGGGAAGCCTGAGCGAGGTTTGTGCTCAAGAAGGGGATATGCATCAAAGCAGGATTACCAGATTTCTGCAGTTACCACA GACATCTAAACAAGGCTCTTCTTCAG GTACACCTACGACAACTTGTGCATATGATGTCTATTGCTTCGGAAAGGTTTTACTTGAGCTGGTGACAGGTAATATGGGACTGAGTGCTTCCAGTGAGGGAAACATGAAGGAATTGTTAGAAGAGACTCTACGTTACATcagtatatatgataaagaaCTTTTGACAAATATCATAGACCCGTCTCTAATAATTGATGAGGATTTACTTGAGGAAGTTTGGGCTATGGCTATTGTTGCCAGGTCCTGTCTAAATCCAAGGCCTGCAAAGAGGCCCCTTGCGAGATACATCCTTAAAGCTTTGGAAAATCCTTTGAAAGTAGTTAGAGACGAGAGCCCTAGTTCAGCAGGGCATAAGACTGTTTCTTCTAGAGTGTCCTGGAGTGCTGGTCTCTTTGGCAACTGGCGTAGCTCATCTGATGTACCTTCAGTCCCTCTTAACAAAGCAGGTGGGAACAGTTTTAAGAGCTCGGTAACCCAAAGTTCTCAGGTAAGTGTTCAGAGTTCTAGGGTAGATCATTTATCCTCAAGCAAAGGACACCAATCTAGAGACATATTTCCTGAACCACTTGAGGAAGACACGGTGAGGCCACATGGGGACTAG